Proteins found in one Agaribacterium sp. ZY112 genomic segment:
- a CDS encoding chemotaxis protein, with product MQQKDNNFGTEHFVAASIVAAELHQATRVARDISLTAGNAKALALRAGDSARGFRALTDFIDELAKLTIKTAEHVNKLAVDISREAADSTRTLHAIDHFETAIKKAGEAQYSNTLTPALNEAKQQRDKALQAFNSQVWKLKTQLDDLARELRAGLVLSAMSRVEATQVGEDHAVSLQVIASKVAEATESIRNHIEKSQQCFAHIH from the coding sequence ATGCAACAAAAAGACAATAACTTTGGCACAGAACACTTTGTAGCAGCATCTATCGTTGCCGCAGAATTACATCAAGCGACACGTGTCGCTCGCGACATATCACTCACTGCAGGTAACGCTAAAGCCCTAGCTCTTCGCGCAGGTGATAGCGCTCGAGGCTTTAGAGCCTTGACCGACTTCATTGACGAACTGGCCAAACTTACGATCAAAACCGCTGAACACGTTAATAAGCTCGCCGTCGACATAAGCCGTGAAGCTGCTGACTCCACTCGAACACTTCATGCAATCGACCACTTCGAAACAGCAATTAAAAAAGCCGGTGAAGCTCAATACTCAAACACACTCACCCCCGCTCTTAACGAAGCCAAACAACAAAGAGATAAAGCGCTACAAGCATTCAACTCTCAAGTGTGGAAATTAAAAACACAACTTGATGACCTTGCGCGTGAACTGCGTGCTGGTTTAGTGCTAAGCGCTATGTCTAGAGTTGAAGCAACTCAAGTAGGTGAGGACCATGCAGTGTCACTGCAAGTCATTGCCTCTAAGGTGGCAGAAGCGACCGAAAGCATTCGTAATCACATTGAAAAATCCCAGCAGTGTTTTGCTCATATTCACTGA
- a CDS encoding MBL fold metallo-hydrolase, producing the protein MLSKEIYRDGRHQWFVFGRDPDKPDGIIDTNQYMIKSGDKALLMDPGGIELFAAMLAAIVKHVPVDQITHIFASHQDPDIISSLGLWDRTLKGATLHASGLWEGFIRHFGMDTISYDAIPDEGSKVTIGNTSIEFIPAHYLHSSANFHVYDAEAKILMSGDVGAALEGPGAAMEVEDFDAHTAHMRYFHQRWMPSNKAKNEWIESVSKLDIELMCPQHGRMFRGDDVKRFLDWFNKLDVGIANN; encoded by the coding sequence ATGCTCAGTAAGGAAATATACCGAGACGGACGACATCAGTGGTTTGTTTTTGGTCGAGATCCAGATAAACCCGACGGCATTATCGACACCAATCAATACATGATAAAAAGTGGCGATAAAGCTCTACTTATGGACCCTGGTGGTATCGAGCTCTTTGCTGCCATGCTCGCAGCTATCGTTAAGCACGTTCCAGTAGATCAAATTACACATATTTTTGCCTCTCACCAAGACCCCGACATTATTTCCTCTCTTGGACTTTGGGATAGAACCTTAAAGGGCGCTACCTTACATGCATCAGGTTTATGGGAAGGTTTTATTCGTCATTTCGGCATGGATACCATTAGCTACGACGCAATTCCAGACGAAGGCAGTAAAGTCACCATAGGCAACACCAGCATCGAATTTATACCGGCCCACTACCTCCATTCTTCAGCTAATTTTCATGTCTATGATGCAGAAGCTAAAATCCTTATGAGTGGTGATGTAGGTGCCGCCCTTGAAGGACCAGGAGCAGCAATGGAAGTAGAAGACTTCGACGCTCATACAGCCCATATGCGCTACTTTCACCAACGCTGGATGCCATCTAACAAAGCAAAGAATGAATGGATTGAAAGCGTAAGTAAGCTGGATATTGAGCTAATGTGCCCACAGCACGGGCGCATGTTCCGAGGCGATGACGTTAAACGTTTTTTAGATTGGTTTAATAAGCTAGACGTGGGTATTGCAAATAACTAA
- a CDS encoding ABC transporter substrate-binding protein, with protein MKSKNVILFLLCLMLGALPVAAEQQKVVLAAQIAGGAHRLELLREVQNFKLQNPEIDLELKMFRGNTYSEKVEHWLHGGAGPDIIYWYGGQRVRQYAEQGLIQNIDSFWKSQNFDDVFTVVASDAVKVDAKAYAIPTVVHFWALYYSPNTFIRHKVSIPTTWSELLESCRTFRAKGVDLFAFGAGTQWTTHAWFDYLTLRLHGLDFYRQLTQGELPYTDKRVLETLSYWRELLDNNCFTKNARKYDLDSALPRMFHGLSATMLTFGRLETSVPSPILEELDVMPFPVINRELPSYTVSPIDVYMVPSYAKLNSGVEKVLAFLGSKEYQAAENKLAARNPARKDVEGASSELSRKVSKMIKASPGGVQYFDREVPIELGSKTPAIFVSFMEHRDIERCARELEAARATAVKSGAYQ; from the coding sequence GTGAAATCAAAAAATGTGATTTTGTTCTTGCTTTGCCTGATGCTAGGGGCTTTGCCTGTTGCTGCCGAACAGCAAAAAGTGGTGTTGGCGGCACAAATTGCTGGTGGTGCTCATCGCTTAGAGCTTTTGCGTGAAGTACAGAATTTTAAGCTGCAAAATCCTGAGATTGATCTAGAGCTTAAAATGTTTCGCGGTAATACCTATAGCGAGAAAGTGGAGCACTGGTTACACGGTGGAGCAGGGCCGGATATTATTTATTGGTATGGTGGACAACGTGTACGCCAATATGCAGAGCAAGGCCTGATTCAAAATATTGATTCTTTTTGGAAATCCCAGAATTTTGATGATGTTTTTACTGTAGTGGCATCGGATGCAGTAAAGGTTGATGCTAAGGCTTATGCGATTCCAACCGTGGTGCACTTTTGGGCTCTCTATTATTCCCCTAACACTTTTATTCGTCACAAGGTTTCAATTCCCACTACTTGGTCAGAACTGCTCGAGTCATGCCGTACTTTCCGTGCTAAAGGTGTCGATCTATTTGCTTTTGGTGCCGGTACTCAGTGGACGACCCATGCTTGGTTTGATTATTTAACCCTTCGTTTACACGGTTTAGATTTTTATCGCCAATTGACTCAAGGTGAGTTGCCTTATACTGATAAGCGTGTCTTAGAGACTCTTAGTTATTGGCGTGAGCTGCTAGATAATAATTGTTTTACTAAAAATGCTAGAAAGTACGATTTAGATAGTGCTTTACCTCGAATGTTTCACGGGCTATCAGCAACTATGTTGACCTTTGGGCGCCTTGAAACAAGTGTTCCTTCACCAATATTAGAGGAGCTGGATGTGATGCCTTTCCCTGTTATTAATCGGGAATTACCCAGCTACACGGTTTCGCCCATAGATGTATATATGGTGCCTAGCTATGCGAAGTTAAATTCCGGGGTGGAGAAAGTATTGGCGTTTTTAGGCTCAAAAGAGTACCAAGCGGCAGAAAACAAACTTGCAGCTCGTAACCCAGCCAGAAAGGATGTTGAGGGTGCATCGAGTGAACTAAGCCGTAAAGTAAGTAAGATGATTAAAGCGTCGCCCGGTGGAGTACAGTACTTTGATAGAGAGGTTCCTATAGAGCTTGGCTCTAAAACGCCTGCTATCTTTGTATCATTTATGGAACACCGGGATATTGAACGATGTGCAAGAGAGCTCGAGGCTGCCAGAGCGACAGCCGTTAAATCGGGGGCTTATCAATAA
- the fusA gene encoding elongation factor G has translation MADLSKYRNIGIFAHVDAGKTTSTERILKLTGKIHKTGEVHDGESTTDFMEQEAERGITIQSAATTCFWNDHRLNIIDTPGHVDFTVEVYRSLKVLDGGVGVFCGSGGVEPQSETNWRYANESEVARLIFVNKLDRLGADFYRVVDQVKNVLAANPLVMTLPIGTEDDFVGVVDVLTKKAYVWDDSGLPENYEVQDVPADMVDDVDMYHEQLIETAVEQDDDLMMAYMEGEVPSMEDIKRCIRAGTRTMAFFPTYCGSAFKNKGIQLMLDAVIDYLPSPTEVDAQDLTDPEGNPTGDKAIVSADEPFRALAFKIMDDRFGALTFIRIYSGVLNKGDTILNSFTGKTERIGRMVEMHADERTELSTAQAGDIIAIVGMKNVQTGHTLCDPKHECTLEPMVFPEPVISIAVAPKDKGGAEKMGIAIGKMVAEDPTFVVETDEDSGETILKGMGELHLDIKVDILKRTYGVELEVGQPQVAYRETITQKIEDSYTHKKQSGGSGQFGKIDYRISPNEPGEGFTFESTVVGGNVPKEFFPAIEKGFKGMMEEGPLAKFPMLDVHVELFDGGFHAVDSSAVAFEIAAKGAYRQSMPKAGPQLIEPIMKVDVFTPDDHVGDVIGDLNRRRGMIKDQEAGATGVRIKADVPLAEMFGYIGHLRTITSGRGQFSMEFSHYMPCPNSVAETVIAAEKEKQEAAKK, from the coding sequence ATGGCTGATCTATCCAAATACCGCAACATTGGTATCTTTGCCCACGTTGACGCGGGTAAGACCACATCTACCGAGCGTATCCTTAAGCTCACCGGTAAAATCCACAAAACTGGTGAAGTACACGACGGTGAGTCAACTACTGACTTCATGGAACAGGAAGCAGAGCGCGGTATTACCATTCAGTCTGCTGCGACTACTTGTTTCTGGAATGACCACCGCTTAAACATCATCGATACCCCAGGACACGTTGACTTTACTGTTGAAGTTTACCGCTCTTTGAAAGTACTTGATGGTGGTGTTGGTGTTTTCTGTGGTTCTGGTGGTGTTGAGCCTCAGTCAGAAACCAACTGGCGCTATGCAAACGAAAGCGAAGTTGCTCGTCTTATCTTCGTAAACAAGTTGGACCGTCTTGGTGCTGACTTCTACCGAGTTGTAGACCAAGTTAAAAACGTATTGGCAGCTAACCCGTTAGTCATGACTTTACCAATCGGTACTGAAGATGACTTCGTTGGTGTTGTAGACGTACTTACCAAGAAAGCTTACGTATGGGATGACTCAGGCCTTCCTGAGAACTACGAAGTTCAAGACGTTCCTGCTGACATGGTTGACGACGTTGACATGTACCACGAGCAGTTAATTGAAACGGCTGTTGAGCAAGATGACGACCTTATGATGGCCTACATGGAAGGCGAAGTACCTTCTATGGAAGACATCAAGCGTTGTATCCGTGCTGGTACTCGCACCATGGCTTTCTTCCCGACTTACTGTGGTTCAGCATTTAAGAACAAAGGTATTCAGTTAATGCTGGACGCCGTTATTGATTACTTGCCTTCACCTACCGAAGTCGACGCTCAAGATCTTACCGACCCAGAAGGTAACCCAACTGGCGATAAAGCCATCGTTAGCGCCGACGAGCCTTTCCGCGCATTGGCATTTAAGATCATGGATGACCGTTTTGGCGCCTTGACCTTTATCCGCATCTACTCAGGTGTTCTGAACAAGGGTGACACCATCCTTAACAGCTTCACTGGTAAAACAGAGCGTATCGGCCGTATGGTTGAGATGCACGCCGATGAGCGCACCGAACTAAGCACAGCTCAAGCTGGTGACATTATCGCCATCGTAGGTATGAAGAACGTTCAAACTGGTCACACTCTTTGTGATCCTAAGCACGAATGTACTCTTGAGCCTATGGTCTTCCCTGAGCCAGTAATCTCGATTGCCGTTGCCCCTAAAGATAAAGGCGGCGCTGAAAAAATGGGTATCGCCATTGGTAAAATGGTTGCCGAAGATCCTACCTTTGTTGTTGAAACCGACGAAGACTCAGGTGAAACCATCCTTAAAGGTATGGGTGAGCTTCACCTAGACATTAAAGTCGACATCCTTAAGCGTACTTACGGTGTTGAACTTGAAGTAGGTCAGCCTCAGGTTGCTTATCGCGAAACCATTACTCAGAAAATCGAAGACAGCTACACGCACAAGAAGCAGTCTGGTGGTTCTGGTCAGTTTGGTAAAATCGACTACCGCATCAGCCCTAACGAGCCAGGCGAAGGTTTCACCTTCGAATCGACCGTTGTTGGTGGTAACGTTCCTAAAGAATTCTTCCCTGCTATTGAGAAAGGCTTCAAAGGCATGATGGAAGAAGGTCCTTTGGCCAAATTCCCAATGTTGGACGTTCACGTTGAACTATTCGACGGTGGCTTCCACGCCGTGGATTCAAGTGCCGTTGCGTTTGAAATCGCTGCTAAAGGCGCTTACCGCCAATCAATGCCTAAAGCTGGCCCTCAGTTGATTGAGCCAATCATGAAAGTTGACGTGTTCACTCCAGACGACCACGTTGGTGACGTTATCGGTGACTTGAACCGTCGTCGCGGCATGATTAAAGACCAAGAAGCTGGCGCTACTGGTGTTCGCATTAAAGCCGACGTACCTCTTGCAGAAATGTTTGGTTACATCGGTCACTTGCGCACCATCACTTCTGGTCGCGGTCAGTTCTCTATGGAATTCTCTCACTACATGCCTTGTCCTAACTCGGTTGCTGAGACAGTGATTGCTGCAGAGAAAGAAAAGCAAGAAGCGGCTAAAAAATAA
- a CDS encoding substrate-binding periplasmic protein: MSAEQGKPLRLVFAEFAPYQYEQDGRPAGIGVKAVQRVLERDLGFSLELRMVPNYGRALAEVSSGGADGFFLASQNLERDKVAVFSEPLMVNRWSWFFNVDAFLEPNSAQFLATARVATLLHTNTHRWLNEQGYRHIMPVMKSSLLPRLLDQERIDAVFLAEVVFAQEAAATGFEVEDFTQVVAMAKPFGIYISNHYLEENKGFMTTLNEAIKRDKRLLSQ, encoded by the coding sequence GTGTCTGCGGAGCAGGGTAAGCCTTTGCGCTTAGTTTTTGCCGAGTTTGCTCCGTATCAGTACGAGCAAGATGGTAGGCCTGCTGGCATAGGTGTAAAAGCGGTACAGCGTGTTTTGGAGCGGGATTTAGGGTTCTCCTTGGAGCTTCGTATGGTCCCGAATTATGGTCGTGCGTTGGCTGAAGTGAGCTCGGGTGGGGCTGATGGTTTTTTCTTGGCTTCGCAAAATCTTGAGCGTGACAAAGTGGCTGTTTTCTCTGAACCGCTTATGGTCAACCGCTGGAGTTGGTTTTTCAATGTCGATGCGTTCTTAGAGCCTAATTCCGCTCAATTTTTGGCTACAGCAAGGGTTGCTACCTTGCTGCATACTAATACTCATCGCTGGCTTAACGAGCAGGGCTATCGTCATATTATGCCTGTAATGAAGTCGTCGCTATTACCTCGTTTGTTGGATCAGGAGCGTATAGATGCAGTTTTTTTAGCTGAAGTTGTATTTGCTCAAGAGGCTGCGGCTACGGGCTTCGAGGTAGAAGACTTTACGCAGGTTGTTGCGATGGCTAAGCCGTTTGGGATATATATTTCAAATCACTACTTGGAGGAAAATAAGGGCTTTATGACGACGCTTAATGAGGCTATTAAGCGTGATAAACGTTTGTTGTCCCAGTGA
- a CDS encoding OmpA family protein: MYQVQVKRLAAFIFASGIAAVSVQAEERAQGLTLTPMLGFSGYDMVDANVKEAAHYALGVGYQLSSPLSVELAYQKSPTETGYGTDLDVEQLRADLMYDFMHSSKLRPYLVAGLGQQSYKNDDFADEHNDFGNLGAGVKFDVHPKVALRGDVRANHDFNESHNSYTANLGVQFFFGKTSSPKPMAVAAVAPADADKDGVKDEFDQCANTPAGTKVDVNGCALAVDSDGDGVVDTADKCPDTKAGAKVDADGCYLMITEDKEATLHVKFAHDSDEIVEGHDSLQKVADFMRSYPTADITIAGHSDSRGDAAYNQKLSQKRADAVRTILINDFGVDGTRVTSVGYGEEQPIASNDTEEGRKQNRRVTASVKAQVETIKQ; encoded by the coding sequence ATGTATCAGGTTCAAGTAAAGCGTTTAGCCGCATTTATTTTTGCTTCTGGCATAGCTGCTGTAAGTGTTCAAGCTGAAGAGCGTGCTCAGGGTCTTACATTGACACCAATGCTTGGTTTTAGTGGTTATGACATGGTTGATGCTAATGTTAAAGAGGCCGCACACTACGCTTTAGGTGTGGGTTATCAACTTTCTTCACCATTGTCAGTTGAGCTGGCTTACCAGAAGTCACCAACAGAAACCGGTTATGGTACGGATCTAGATGTTGAGCAGCTGCGTGCAGACTTGATGTACGATTTTATGCATAGCTCTAAATTGCGCCCATATCTAGTAGCGGGTCTGGGGCAGCAGTCTTATAAAAATGATGATTTTGCTGATGAACATAACGACTTTGGTAATCTTGGTGCGGGTGTCAAGTTTGACGTGCATCCTAAGGTTGCATTGCGTGGTGATGTTCGTGCTAATCATGATTTCAATGAAAGCCACAATAGCTACACGGCTAACTTGGGCGTGCAGTTCTTTTTTGGTAAAACTTCAAGCCCTAAACCTATGGCGGTTGCCGCTGTTGCGCCAGCTGATGCTGATAAAGATGGTGTAAAAGATGAGTTTGACCAGTGTGCTAATACACCAGCAGGAACCAAAGTCGATGTAAATGGCTGTGCTTTGGCTGTGGATTCCGATGGCGATGGTGTTGTTGATACCGCTGATAAGTGCCCTGATACAAAAGCGGGTGCTAAGGTTGATGCCGATGGTTGTTATCTTATGATCACTGAAGATAAAGAGGCGACTCTGCACGTGAAGTTTGCTCACGATTCAGATGAGATTGTTGAAGGGCACGATAGTTTGCAAAAAGTCGCTGACTTTATGCGTTCTTATCCTACTGCTGACATCACTATTGCAGGCCACTCTGATAGTCGCGGTGATGCTGCTTATAATCAAAAGCTATCTCAGAAGCGTGCTGATGCTGTTCGTACGATTTTGATCAATGACTTTGGGGTAGATGGCACGCGTGTGACTTCTGTTGGTTACGGTGAAGAGCAGCCTATCGCAAGCAACGACACCGAAGAAGGGCGCAAGCAAAACCGTCGTGTAACCGCGTCTGTTAAAGCTCAGGTTGAAACGATCAAGCAGTAA
- a CDS encoding Do family serine endopeptidase, with product MQRTFIALVFILSASFVSAALPAQLADGKQLPTLAPMLKTVNPAVVNISTFSTRKQAYNPLMNDPFFRHFFGEQAQPQPQNQRPQRRQQSAGSGVIVDAKEGVVMTNYHVIKDADEIQISLVDGRTYEAELAGSDPDLDIAILKIDAANLVDVKLSDSDVLEVGDFVVAIGNPFGLGQTVTTGIVSALGRSGLGIEGYESFIQTDASINPGNSGGALVNLRGELVGINTAIISPAGGNVGIGFAIPVNMAKASMEQILESGEVRRGVIGVGIQDVSPDLQKAFELKNGQQGVLITGVFDDTPADKAGLKPGDVIISVDGDLTKSSSQLRSQIGVKKIGDSLKIKVIRDGKEKSFKVKVGEPDSDMAFAGKANPLFDGVMLEDSKDGSAVVVIKLAPNSAMAFAGVRPGDLIAGVNRKPVNSVAQLKSLVAAGDEQILLRVLRNGRSFFVVLK from the coding sequence ATGCAACGAACTTTTATTGCTTTAGTCTTTATCTTATCTGCATCTTTTGTATCAGCAGCGCTGCCAGCACAACTGGCGGATGGCAAGCAGCTCCCGACGCTTGCACCGATGTTGAAGACTGTAAATCCCGCAGTGGTTAATATTTCAACATTTAGCACTCGCAAGCAAGCCTATAACCCGTTGATGAATGACCCTTTCTTTCGTCACTTCTTTGGTGAGCAGGCTCAGCCCCAACCGCAAAATCAGCGCCCTCAACGTCGTCAGCAAAGTGCGGGTTCAGGTGTCATTGTTGATGCCAAAGAGGGCGTGGTAATGACTAATTACCATGTGATTAAAGATGCTGATGAAATACAAATCTCATTGGTTGATGGGCGAACTTATGAAGCAGAGCTAGCGGGTTCTGATCCGGATCTGGATATTGCAATTCTGAAAATTGATGCAGCAAATTTAGTGGATGTAAAGCTAAGTGATTCCGATGTCTTAGAGGTGGGAGATTTTGTTGTTGCCATTGGTAATCCCTTTGGTCTTGGGCAAACGGTGACGACGGGTATTGTTTCGGCATTAGGACGTTCAGGCTTGGGCATTGAAGGTTACGAAAGCTTTATTCAGACGGACGCTTCTATTAATCCTGGTAATAGCGGTGGTGCACTGGTTAATCTGCGCGGAGAGTTGGTTGGTATTAATACCGCAATTATTTCTCCTGCTGGCGGTAATGTTGGTATTGGTTTTGCTATTCCTGTGAATATGGCCAAAGCGAGCATGGAGCAAATACTCGAAAGCGGCGAAGTTAGGCGCGGTGTTATTGGTGTGGGTATTCAGGATGTATCACCTGATTTACAAAAAGCGTTTGAGCTAAAAAATGGCCAGCAGGGGGTACTGATAACTGGCGTGTTTGATGATACGCCAGCAGATAAGGCGGGCCTTAAGCCTGGTGATGTCATTATTTCTGTTGATGGGGATTTGACCAAGTCATCATCCCAGCTTCGCAGCCAAATTGGTGTTAAAAAAATTGGGGATAGCTTAAAAATTAAGGTTATCCGTGATGGAAAAGAAAAAAGCTTCAAGGTGAAGGTGGGAGAGCCTGATTCAGATATGGCTTTTGCTGGTAAGGCTAACCCTTTGTTTGATGGTGTCATGCTTGAAGACTCCAAAGATGGCAGTGCTGTTGTTGTCATAAAGTTGGCCCCAAACTCGGCAATGGCTTTTGCAGGAGTGCGCCCAGGTGATTTGATCGCTGGTGTTAATCGTAAGCCGGTAAATTCGGTCGCTCAGCTTAAGTCTTTAGTTGCGGCTGGGGATGAGCAAATCTTGTTGAGGGTTTTGAGAAATGGTCGAAGCTTTTTTGTTGTTTTGAAATGA
- a CDS encoding DMT family transporter, with product MSQHSALLVLLIANVLMACAGVFSKLIPADAVTITQLRCMLALCCLLPFVLILGGRLKLASKAEVAGVLVLGVLMGGHWASYFQAMQLSTVAVGTLSVFTFPILTVLLEPLFSRKSFSLRDAALAFVAVLGVAILVFDELVLLLSLEAEPSSYALGVLWGGISAFMLSVRNLIQKYCFSTIASPTLMFYQVLVISLMYLPFMDLDRVASLELGDWWNVFLLALFVTSVGHTLFVRSFKYLPAKSVSMISCVQPLIVAYIAWLVLNEQPSAQVYIGGALILLVAFYESWLQARRRL from the coding sequence ATGAGCCAGCACTCCGCTTTATTGGTGCTTTTGATCGCCAATGTATTAATGGCCTGTGCTGGTGTCTTTTCTAAGCTTATTCCTGCTGATGCGGTGACGATCACCCAGCTGCGTTGCATGTTGGCGCTGTGCTGTTTGCTGCCTTTTGTTTTGATCTTAGGTGGCCGTTTAAAGCTTGCCTCTAAAGCTGAGGTGGCAGGTGTGCTTGTGCTCGGCGTATTAATGGGTGGGCATTGGGCTAGTTATTTTCAGGCAATGCAGTTGAGTACCGTTGCTGTAGGTACCTTGTCTGTATTTACCTTTCCTATATTGACGGTATTGCTAGAGCCTCTCTTTAGTCGTAAGTCATTCTCTTTGCGTGATGCTGCTCTAGCTTTTGTTGCGGTGCTCGGAGTCGCTATTTTAGTGTTTGATGAGCTTGTATTGCTGCTGAGTTTAGAGGCTGAGCCAAGCTCTTATGCTTTAGGGGTCTTGTGGGGGGGGATATCTGCATTCATGCTCAGTGTTAGAAACCTCATTCAGAAGTACTGCTTTTCAACGATAGCATCACCCACTTTGATGTTTTATCAGGTGCTTGTTATTTCGCTTATGTATCTGCCATTTATGGACCTTGATAGGGTCGCTTCTTTAGAACTTGGCGATTGGTGGAATGTTTTTTTACTTGCTTTGTTTGTTACCAGCGTTGGTCATACCTTGTTTGTGCGCAGTTTTAAGTATTTACCTGCTAAAAGCGTATCGATGATTAGTTGTGTTCAACCGCTTATTGTTGCCTATATAGCGTGGTTAGTTCTCAATGAGCAGCCAAGTGCTCAGGTTTATATTGGTGGCGCTCTTATTTTACTCGTTGCCTTTTATGAAAGCTGGCTGCAAGCTAGGCGCCGGCTTTAG
- the glk gene encoding glucokinase, protein MYPFIVADIGGTNARFALVTAKTDSGFQLEHISIYKGADYPDFDDVITAYFQELGDIQPFAACIAIAGPINGDVIRMTNLPWSFSQQAIKERFDLQAVLAINDFTAMAMASSIVRGPELQSVLNGRRDEVGNKAICGPGTGLGVAGLLSNNDKWLPISSEGGHTTLGPATIEEAELLQVLLRQHAYVSAEACLSGPGLQNLYKAFAVIEGRDTEHLTAQDISQRGLSGTDELCRKALDQFCAFMGTVASNLALAYGAKGGVYLCGGIIPRFVDYLRQSDFKERFLNKGPMSHYVADIPVDVMVHKQPAFLGAAAWLEQSFREYRV, encoded by the coding sequence ATGTATCCTTTTATTGTTGCCGACATTGGTGGCACCAACGCTCGCTTTGCTTTGGTGACAGCAAAAACAGACTCTGGTTTTCAACTGGAGCATATCAGTATCTATAAGGGGGCTGATTACCCCGACTTCGATGATGTTATTACAGCCTACTTTCAGGAGTTGGGTGATATTCAACCATTTGCGGCATGTATTGCGATCGCAGGGCCTATTAATGGTGATGTGATCCGTATGACAAATCTACCTTGGTCTTTTTCTCAGCAGGCGATTAAAGAGCGTTTTGACTTACAGGCTGTTCTAGCAATTAATGATTTTACTGCGATGGCCATGGCAAGCTCTATTGTTCGTGGGCCCGAATTACAGTCAGTGCTCAATGGCCGTCGTGACGAGGTTGGTAATAAGGCCATTTGTGGCCCTGGTACCGGCCTTGGAGTAGCGGGTCTGTTAAGTAACAATGATAAGTGGCTGCCGATATCCTCAGAGGGAGGGCACACCACGTTGGGGCCGGCAACGATTGAAGAGGCCGAGTTGTTACAGGTTTTATTGAGGCAGCATGCTTATGTTTCCGCTGAAGCCTGTCTGTCTGGCCCAGGCTTGCAAAATTTATATAAAGCTTTTGCTGTTATTGAAGGGCGTGATACCGAGCATTTAACGGCACAAGATATTAGTCAGCGTGGCTTAAGTGGTACGGATGAGTTATGTCGTAAAGCTTTGGATCAGTTTTGTGCCTTTATGGGTACGGTCGCTAGTAATTTGGCACTTGCCTATGGAGCCAAGGGGGGCGTTTATTTGTGTGGAGGCATCATTCCACGGTTTGTAGATTATCTGCGCCAGTCTGATTTTAAAGAGCGTTTTTTAAATAAGGGGCCAATGAGCCATTACGTTGCTGATATTCCCGTTGATGTGATGGTGCATAAACAGCCCGCCTTTCTAGGTGCCGCTGCATGGTTAGAGCAGAGTTTTAGAGAGTATCGTGTTTAA
- the rpsT gene encoding 30S ribosomal protein S20: MANSPQARKRARQNDNARKHNASLRSMVRTYLKKVTAAIEAGDAETAKAAYAAAVPVLDRVADKGVYHKNKAARHKSRLNAQIKALAA, encoded by the coding sequence GTGGCAAACTCACCTCAAGCACGAAAGCGCGCTCGTCAAAACGACAACGCTCGCAAGCACAACGCAAGCTTGCGCTCTATGGTTCGCACCTACTTGAAAAAAGTAACAGCAGCCATTGAAGCAGGCGACGCGGAAACAGCCAAAGCAGCTTACGCTGCAGCTGTTCCAGTTCTGGATCGCGTGGCAGACAAAGGCGTCTACCACAAGAATAAAGCAGCTCGCCATAAGAGCCGCTTGAACGCCCAGATCAAAGCTCTAGCAGCTTAA